A section of the Telopea speciosissima isolate NSW1024214 ecotype Mountain lineage chromosome 3, Tspe_v1, whole genome shotgun sequence genome encodes:
- the LOC122655532 gene encoding rho guanine nucleotide exchange factor 8-like produces the protein MVRAFEQDHTIQKSKSFTFKGIFEMTGRQAQSLVVEAIKGRSMGDENKVIFRSQGSRTERTVENQQIGSVLNRDAVPKSRLIKDGGGGGSVPSQAKDKNSDMEMIKERFTKLLLGEDMSGGGKGVSSALALSNAITNLAGAAFNSCMKLYFLSLLQ, from the exons ATGGTTCGAGCATTTGAACAGGATCATACCATTCAGAAGTCCAagtccttcaccttcaaagggATATTTGAGATGACTGGTCGCCAGGCCCAGAGCCTGGTTGTTGAAGCTATTAAAGGAAGGTCAATGGGGGATGAAAATAAGGTTATATTCCGAAGTCAGGGATCGAGAACTGAACGGACAGttgagaatcaacaaattgGGTCTGTACTGAATCGCGATGCTGTTCCCAAGTCACGTTTGATCAAagatgggggtgggggtggcaGTGTTCCCTCCCAAGCCAAAGACAAGAACTCAG ATATGGAAATGATAAAAGAAAGGTTCACTAAGCTTCTCTTGGGTGAAGATATGTCGGGTGGAGGGAAGGGTGTTTCATCGGCTTTGGCTTTGTCGAATGCCATTACCAACCTTGCAGGTGCTGCTTTCAATTCCTGCATGAAACTGTATTTCCTTTCTCTGTTACAATAA
- the LOC122654893 gene encoding probable protein ABIL5, with protein MVMQMHGIISCGHGSPGEDESDSSDLSRFKKSLQELKDLRSQLHYAADYCERSFLKPNAKKLGMENTKEYICRAVVTVVDHLGSVSTNLEFRLSKSNVVPEVELRIDCLKQRLLACEKYAHKVALTKVCYRADFPRHHSHYIAPSLPNLEKSNDESRIMANHGSEDDYLPLLLYTHAHELPSTTVSSSGFDFSTLVPVQNVPPMPWKPQTPFHFQSTQKLRPKERARKSRHSNDFLFLLRRSKRAMQRTFQ; from the exons atgGTGATGCAGATGCATGGCATCATATCTTGTGGCCATGGAAGCCCTGGCGAAGATGAATCTGATTCCAGTGACCTTTCTCGCTTCAAGAAATCTCTGCAA GAGCTCAAGGATTTGCGCTCTCAGCTCCATTATGCTGCAGATTACTGCGAAAGGTCATTCTTGAAACCTAACGCGAAGAAATT GGGGATGGAGAATACAAAGGAGTATATTTGCAGGGCTGTAGTTACTGTTGTTGATCACCTGGGAAGTGTCTCCACGAATCTTGAATTTAGGCTTTCAAAGAGTAATGTGGTTCCAGAGGTAGAACTTCGCATTGATTGTTTAAAACAG AGGCTTCTTGCATGTGAAAAATATGCTCACAAGGTGGCTCTAACCAAAGTATGCTACAGAGCAGACTTTCCAAGGCATCATTCACATTATATTGCACCAT CTCTACCAAATCTTGAGAAATCGAATGATGAATCGAG AATTATGGCTAATCATGGTAGTGAGGATGATTATTTGCCGCTTTTATTATACACACATGCACATGAGCTACCTTCAACTACAGTTTCATCATCAG GATTTGATTTCTCTACATTAGTGCCAGTTCAGAATGTCCCTCCCATGCCTTGGAAACCTCAAACTCCTTTTCATTTCCAG AGTACTCAAAAGCTTCGACCCAAAGAGAGGGCTAGAAAATCAAGGCATAGCAATGACTTCTTATTTCTCCTTCGGCGGAGTAAACGAGCCATGCAAAGAACATTTCAGTAA
- the LOC122655531 gene encoding uncharacterized protein LOC122655531 has product MAIIGDALRQAFMPKHEYESLREEEKAWGRLQRPVVMVTMTILWLAVLISGFISLKIVFPGYKGKRPFCRDRRLQPPSINMTRDSDLYMGAFYFTEQEAADYYWMVVFIPSVILFIASVVYLVAGIIVAYSAPARHGCLVVVENNYCASKRGGVRCLSVLNALFATVFGLLALFLGSSLLTLGSSCTLPLFWCYEIASWGLVVLYGGTAFFLRRKAAVILDGGNFAGRNLGLEMSEAAPLDVTPDVERRVNEGFKAWMGSSLLSSDEEDGPDDYVEVPVSYLTH; this is encoded by the exons ATGGCGATTATTGGTGATGCTCTTCGCCAGGCTTTCATGCCTAAGCATGAGTACGAGAGCctcagagaagaagagaaagcttgGGGCAGGCTCCAGAGGCCAGTTGTTATGGTAACCATGACTATTCTATGGCTCGCAGTTCTCATTTCTGGTTTTATTAGCTTGAAGATTGTCTTCCCCggttataaggggaagagaccTTTCTGTAGAGATCGGCGACTTCAGCCTCCATCAATTAACATGACTAGGGATTCTGATCTCTATATGGGGGCGTTTTATTTCACCGAGCAAGAAGCGGCGGATTATTACTGGATGGTTGTGTTCATTCCTTCAGTTATCCTTTTCATTGCCTCGGTTGTGTACCTTGTTGCAG GAATCATTGTTGCGTATTCTGCTCCAGCCAGACATGGTTGCTTAGTGGTAGTGGAGAATAACTACTGTGCTTCAAAGAGAG GTGGTGTCCGTTGCTTATCTGTTCTCAATGCTCTCTTTGCCACTGTATTTGGTCTTCTTGCACTGTTCCTGGGTTCAAGTCTTCTAACACTGGGGAGTAGCTGCACCTTGCCCCTGTTTTGGTGCTATGAGATTGCATCATGGGGACTGGTTGTTCTGTATGGGGGTACTGCATTTTTCCTGAGAAGGAAGGCAGCTGTAATTCTTGATGGAGGCAACTTTGCTGGTAGAAATCTTGGGCTGGAGATGTCAGAGGCAGCTCCTCTGGATGTGACACCAGATGTGGAGAGGCGAGTGAATGAAGGGTTCAAGGCATGGATGGGATCATCCCTATTATCATCTGATGAAGAGGATGGGCCTGATGACTACGTGGAGGTGCCCGTATCATACTTAACCCATTAA
- the LOC122655529 gene encoding D-amino-acid transaminase, chloroplastic-like yields MASLSSLPKPVAVSPFSAIIGSPSDPSFVRQSLLFSGVGFRCAPLRINRRPSVETEVVPGTHQTTVFSDSVQNFDVPLLSVSEVMERLKANHENRKGKQLFLAMYSSIFGGITTDPTTMVIPMDDHMVHRGHGVFDTAAIMDGYLYEFDQHVDRFLRSASMAKISLPFDRETIRNILVQTVSVSKCRQGSLRYWLSAGPGDFQLSPSCCHQPALYAIVIQDQAPPSWKGVKVFTSSIPIKPQQFAIMKSVNYLPNVLSKMEAEENGGFAAIWLDDEGFVAEGPSMNVAFVTKEKELLMPNFDKILSGCTAKRVLTLAEELVKEGKLSGVKVRNVTVEEGKMASEMMLIGSGVLVRPVLQWDEHLIGNGKEGPVAEALLNLILEDMKNGPTTVRVPLPC; encoded by the exons ATGGCTTCCCTGTCATCTCTCCCTAAACCCGTCGCAGTGAGCCCATTCTCCGCAATTATAGGTTCTCCATCTGATCCCTCTTTTGTCCGGCAAAGTCTTTTGTTTTCGGGAGTTGGGTTTCGATGTGCTCCGTTGAGGATCAACAGGAGACCGTCTGTGGAAACGGAGGTCGTTCCTGGCACTCATCAAACAACGGTTTTTTCTG ATTCTGTACAGAACTTCGATGTCCCTTTACTGTCTGTCTCAGAG gttatggaaaggttAAAAGCAAACCATGAAAACAGGAAAGGCAAACAGCTTTTCTTGGCTATGTACTCTAGCATCTTTGGTGGAATCACAACTGATCCTACAACAATGGTAATCCCCATGGATGATCACATGGTCCATAGAGGACATGGTGTTTTCGATACAGCGGCTATAATGGATGG ATATCTGTATGAGTTCGACCAACACGTTGACCGCTTCCTAAGATCTGCTTCCATGGCCAAAATCAGCCTCCCTTTTGATAGGGAAACCATAAGAAATATCCTTGTACAAACGGTAAGTGTATCTAAGTGCAGGCAAGGATCACTACGGTATTGGCTTTCTGCAGGACCTGGCGATTTTCAACTATCTCCATCTTGCTGCCATCAACCAGCCCTTTATGCAATTGTTATCCAAGATCAAGCCCCTCCAAGTTGGAAAGGTGTTAAGGTGTTTACATCATCTATACCGATAAAACCACAACAGTTTGCCATCATGAAGAGTGTAAATTACCTGCCAAATGTGCTATCAAAAATGGAGGCTGAAGAAAATGGTGGCTTTGCAGCAATTTGGTTGGATGATGAAGGTTTTGTAGCTGAAGGACCCAGCATGAATGTGGCATTTGTGACAAAAGAAAAGGAGCTGTTGATGCCTAATTTTGACAAAATTCTCAGTGGATGCACAGCGAAAAGAGTGTTGACTCTTGCAGAAGAACTAGTGAAGGAGGGTAAACTCAGTGGAGTTAAAGTTAGGAATGTAACAGTGGAGGAAGGGAAGATGGCTAGTGAGATGATGCTTATTGGCAGTGGAGTTCTTGTTCGCCCTGTATTGCAATGGGATGAACATCTCATCGGCAATG GCAAAGAAGGTCCTGTGGCTGAGGCTCTCCTAAATCTTATTTTGGAGGACATGAAGAACGGGCCTACTACAGTTCGGGTACCTCTTCCATGTTGA